One Curtobacterium sp. BH-2-1-1 genomic region harbors:
- a CDS encoding 4-hydroxy-3-methylbut-2-enyl diphosphate reductase, which produces MTITNGHTVPLAPPRVLAARGRLRDEPVAGTKKVLLAAPRGYCAGVDRAVVAVEKALEQYGEPVYVRKQIVHNVHVVSTLEQRGAVFVDDVAEVPRGSHVVFSAHGVSPAVVAGAADRDLHAIDATCPLVTKVHREATRFAKADRTIILIGHAGHEEVEGTMGHAPDRTILVNGPDDVAALEVPDPENLVWLSQTTLSVDETMETVRLLREKFPAIEDPPSDDICYATQNRQVAIKKVAPGADLVIVVGSANSSNSVRLVEVALEHGAKAAHRVDYAAEIQQDWLTGVGTVGVTSGASVPEELVTEVLDQLADAGYATVEEVVTAHEDLMFSLPKELRTDASGNPTRALGGRRR; this is translated from the coding sequence GTGACGATCACCAACGGCCACACGGTCCCGCTCGCCCCGCCGCGGGTCCTCGCGGCGCGCGGCCGCCTGCGGGACGAACCGGTCGCCGGTACGAAGAAGGTCCTGCTCGCCGCCCCCCGCGGGTACTGCGCGGGCGTCGACCGCGCCGTGGTCGCGGTCGAGAAGGCGCTCGAGCAGTACGGCGAGCCCGTGTACGTCCGCAAGCAGATCGTCCACAACGTCCACGTCGTGTCGACGCTCGAGCAGCGCGGAGCGGTCTTCGTCGACGACGTCGCCGAGGTCCCGCGCGGTTCGCACGTGGTCTTCAGCGCGCACGGCGTCTCACCGGCCGTGGTGGCGGGCGCCGCCGACCGCGACCTGCACGCCATCGACGCCACGTGCCCGCTCGTCACGAAGGTCCACAGGGAGGCGACGCGCTTCGCGAAGGCCGACCGCACCATCATCCTCATCGGGCACGCCGGCCACGAAGAGGTCGAGGGCACCATGGGCCACGCACCCGACCGCACGATCCTGGTCAACGGACCGGACGACGTCGCCGCGCTCGAGGTCCCCGACCCCGAGAACCTCGTCTGGCTCTCGCAGACCACGCTGAGCGTCGACGAGACGATGGAGACCGTCCGGCTCCTGCGCGAGAAGTTCCCCGCGATCGAGGACCCGCCCTCCGACGACATCTGCTACGCCACCCAGAACCGCCAGGTCGCGATCAAGAAGGTCGCCCCCGGAGCCGACCTCGTGATCGTGGTCGGCTCGGCGAACTCCTCGAACAGCGTCCGCCTGGTCGAGGTCGCGCTGGAGCACGGCGCGAAGGCAGCACACCGCGTCGACTACGCCGCCGAGATCCAGCAGGACTGGCTCACCGGAGTCGGCACCGTCGGCGTCACGAGCGGCGCCAGCGTCCCGGAAGAGCTCGTCACCGAGGTCCTCGACCAGCTCGCGGACGCCGGCTACGCCACGGTGGAAGAGGTCGTCACGGCACA
- the xseA gene encoding exodeoxyribonuclease VII large subunit: MAIEQGPPTADDPWPVALLGAKLRDWIDRLGTAWVEGEITQWNVAGGNVYGKLKDVDVDATVSFSIWSSVRSRVPADIKQGDRVVAAVKPNYWVKGGSLTMQVVEMKHVGLGDLLERLERLRRTLAEEGLFDPSRKKRLPFLPHRIGLITGKDSDAEKDVKRNAQLRWPQVEFRTVHTAVQGERAVSEVTAAILELDADPTVDVIIVARGGGDFQNLLGFSDEGLVRAAAAASTPIVSAIGHEADRPILDEVADLRASTPTDAAKRVVPDVAEELANVRQARARLGLRLSHTLSVEADRIAALRSRPALASTAWLVDTRAEEVARDLSRARELLDRRLERSHSEVGHLTARLRALSPRDTLRRGYAIVQTADGGVVRGSEDLSGATPVHVTLGAGTATGTLEPDGPGPDGA; the protein is encoded by the coding sequence TTGGCGATCGAACAGGGTCCCCCGACGGCTGACGACCCGTGGCCCGTCGCGCTGCTCGGCGCGAAGCTCCGCGACTGGATCGACCGGCTCGGCACCGCCTGGGTCGAGGGCGAGATCACCCAGTGGAACGTCGCGGGCGGCAACGTCTACGGCAAGCTCAAGGACGTCGACGTCGACGCCACCGTGTCGTTCTCGATCTGGTCGAGCGTGCGCTCCCGGGTCCCCGCGGACATCAAGCAGGGCGACCGGGTCGTCGCGGCCGTCAAGCCGAACTACTGGGTCAAGGGCGGCTCGCTGACGATGCAGGTCGTCGAGATGAAGCACGTCGGACTCGGTGACCTGCTCGAGCGCCTCGAACGCCTGCGCCGCACCCTCGCCGAGGAAGGGTTGTTCGACCCGTCCCGGAAGAAGCGCCTGCCCTTCCTGCCGCACCGGATCGGGCTGATCACCGGCAAGGACTCCGACGCCGAGAAGGACGTCAAGCGCAACGCCCAGCTCCGGTGGCCGCAGGTCGAGTTCCGGACGGTCCACACGGCCGTGCAGGGTGAGCGCGCCGTGAGCGAGGTCACCGCGGCGATCCTCGAGCTCGACGCCGACCCGACCGTCGACGTCATCATCGTGGCCCGCGGCGGCGGCGACTTCCAGAACCTGCTCGGCTTCAGCGACGAGGGACTCGTCCGTGCCGCGGCCGCTGCGAGCACCCCCATCGTCTCGGCGATCGGGCACGAGGCCGACCGGCCGATCCTCGACGAGGTCGCCGACCTCCGTGCCTCCACCCCGACCGACGCCGCCAAGCGCGTGGTGCCCGACGTCGCCGAGGAACTCGCCAACGTCCGGCAGGCGCGGGCACGACTCGGGCTCCGGTTGTCGCACACCCTCTCGGTCGAGGCGGACCGGATCGCGGCCCTGCGCTCCCGTCCCGCCCTGGCGTCCACCGCCTGGCTCGTCGACACCCGCGCGGAAGAGGTGGCGCGCGACCTCTCCCGCGCCCGTGAACTCCTCGACCGCCGGCTCGAACGCTCCCACTCCGAGGTCGGGCACCTCACCGCCCGGCTCCGGGCGCTGTCCCCGCGGGACACCCTGCGGCGTGGCTACGCGATCGTGCAGACGGCCGACGGCGGCGTGGTGCGGGGCTCGGAGGACCTCAGCGGTGCGACGCCGGTGCACGTGACGCTCGGCGCGGGCACCGCCACCGGGACGCTCGAGCCGGACGGTCCCGGTCCGGACGGCGCCTGA
- a CDS encoding alpha/beta hydrolase yields the protein MTDLPDGATWYPAPDPADARPDVALVLPGGGYHGHAAHEGEGYARWLNTIGISAVVFAYPVAPHRHPDAVVATRTLLRDLRAGRYPGLPSAPRVLLVGSSAGGHLAALVSNAPTPDERAVSDVDDRPDLALLCYPVVSMTDHQHRGSADNLLGTGATVWALGALDTELMVDGATPPTFLWHTAEDPAVHVTHSLRYGQALARRAVPFELHVFERGAHGIGLAEGTGTAAAWPGVAEAWLRDRGW from the coding sequence ATGACGGACCTCCCCGACGGCGCGACCTGGTACCCGGCCCCGGACCCCGCGGACGCGCGACCCGACGTCGCCCTCGTCCTGCCCGGCGGCGGGTACCACGGCCACGCCGCCCACGAGGGGGAGGGCTACGCCCGGTGGCTCAACACGATCGGCATCTCCGCCGTGGTCTTCGCGTACCCGGTCGCCCCGCACCGGCACCCCGACGCCGTGGTGGCGACCAGGACGCTCCTGCGGGACCTGCGCGCCGGACGGTACCCGGGCCTCCCGTCCGCTCCACGCGTCCTGCTGGTCGGCTCGTCCGCGGGTGGCCACCTCGCTGCCCTCGTCTCGAACGCGCCGACGCCCGACGAACGCGCCGTGTCGGACGTGGACGACCGACCCGACCTCGCGCTGCTCTGCTACCCGGTGGTCTCGATGACCGACCACCAGCACCGGGGGAGCGCGGACAACCTGCTCGGCACGGGGGCGACGGTGTGGGCGCTGGGGGCGCTCGACACGGAGCTCATGGTCGACGGCGCGACCCCGCCGACGTTCCTCTGGCACACCGCCGAGGACCCGGCCGTCCACGTCACGCACTCGCTGCGCTACGGGCAGGCTCTCGCGCGCCGGGCGGTGCCGTTCGAACTGCACGTCTTCGAGCGTGGCGCGCACGGGATCGGGCTCGCTGAGGGCACCGGGACCGCTGCCGCGTGGCCGGGCGTCGCCGAGGCCTGGCTGCGCGACCGCGGATGGTGA
- a CDS encoding exodeoxyribonuclease VII small subunit, whose protein sequence is MSSQQEPEQPDVRSLSYEAARDELVRVVAELEQGSATLERSLSLWERGESLAARCEEWLVGARARLDAARAASESEDGAAR, encoded by the coding sequence GTGTCATCCCAGCAGGAACCCGAGCAGCCCGACGTCCGGTCGCTGAGCTACGAAGCGGCGCGCGACGAACTCGTGCGCGTCGTCGCCGAGCTCGAACAGGGATCGGCCACGCTCGAACGCTCGCTGTCCCTGTGGGAACGGGGCGAGTCCCTGGCCGCCCGGTGCGAAGAGTGGCTCGTCGGCGCCCGGGCCCGGCTCGACGCCGCACGCGCCGCGTCCGAGTCCGAGGACGGCGCAGCGCGATGA
- a CDS encoding DUF4245 domain-containing protein has product MTDADGRPIVAELGRPETPEETWARKDAARTARRQHQTAFNLVLALIASLGIVLFLVAVVVRPDTTIGDRTVDYRQVASQAQVPGVTLAAPALPRDFSSNRADYQDKTSDGVSVWTVGLLTPDKQYIGLQQGIDANATWVSNQLDQHAATGTRTIAGTKWTVYDRRAEGDDAGNQAYSLVSTFDQGTVVLSGTADDTSFRTVATAVSKQFAN; this is encoded by the coding sequence ATGACCGACGCCGACGGCCGCCCGATCGTCGCCGAGCTGGGCCGCCCCGAGACACCGGAGGAGACCTGGGCGCGCAAGGACGCCGCCCGCACCGCCCGGCGGCAGCACCAGACCGCGTTCAACCTCGTGCTCGCACTCATCGCGTCGCTCGGCATCGTGCTGTTCCTCGTCGCGGTCGTCGTGCGTCCGGACACCACGATCGGCGACCGGACGGTCGACTACCGCCAGGTGGCCTCGCAGGCCCAGGTGCCGGGCGTCACGCTCGCCGCGCCCGCGTTGCCGCGCGACTTCTCGTCCAACCGTGCCGACTACCAGGACAAGACGTCCGACGGGGTGAGCGTCTGGACCGTCGGCCTGCTCACGCCGGACAAGCAGTACATCGGACTGCAGCAGGGCATCGACGCGAACGCGACCTGGGTGTCGAACCAGCTCGACCAGCACGCCGCCACGGGCACCCGCACGATCGCCGGGACGAAGTGGACCGTGTACGACCGCCGGGCCGAGGGCGACGACGCGGGCAACCAGGCGTACTCGCTCGTGTCGACGTTCGACCAGGGCACCGTCGTCCTGTCCGGCACCGCCGACGACACCTCCTTCCGGACCGTCGCGACCGCCGTCAGCAAGCAGTTCGCGAACTGA
- a CDS encoding carbonic anhydrase, with the protein MPDRAASTPSDALRLLVEGNARFAADKRRTGRIDPDRRSELAGSQAPFATVLGCSDSRVPFEHVFDAGIGDLFAIRNAGQIVDDVVLGSIEFAVVALGTPLVVVLRHTKCGAVAAARSGEPVPAPHLQALVDAIAPSVERVRTTDADVPQESVGAAHLEATLRQVIERSGAVSDAIAEGRLAVVGATYDLTTGEVAVDTVVGQA; encoded by the coding sequence ATGCCCGACCGCGCCGCCTCCACCCCGTCCGACGCCCTCCGACTCCTCGTCGAGGGCAACGCCCGCTTCGCCGCCGACAAGCGCCGCACCGGCCGGATCGACCCGGACCGCCGCTCGGAGCTCGCCGGGTCGCAGGCACCGTTCGCCACCGTCCTCGGCTGCTCGGACTCCCGCGTGCCGTTCGAGCACGTGTTCGACGCCGGCATCGGTGACCTCTTCGCCATCCGCAACGCCGGCCAGATCGTCGACGACGTCGTGCTCGGATCGATCGAGTTCGCCGTCGTCGCGCTCGGCACGCCGCTCGTTGTCGTCCTCCGGCACACCAAGTGCGGCGCCGTCGCGGCCGCCCGCTCCGGCGAGCCCGTCCCCGCCCCGCACCTGCAGGCCCTCGTCGACGCCATCGCCCCGAGCGTCGAGCGCGTCCGCACCACCGACGCCGACGTCCCCCAGGAATCCGTCGGCGCCGCGCACCTCGAAGCCACGCTCCGTCAGGTGATCGAACGCTCCGGCGCCGTCTCGGACGCGATCGCCGAGGGTAGATTGGCCGTCGTCGGCGCGACCTACGACCTCACCACGGGCGAGGTCGCCGTCGACACCGTCGTGGGCCAGGCCTGA
- a CDS encoding aspartate ammonia-lyase, whose protein sequence is MTDSSGEYRIEHDTMGEVRVPVSALYRAQTQRAVENFPISGSGLESAQIVALARIKRAAAIVNGELGIVDPTLAAAVVEAADTIIGGAHHDQFPVDVYQTGSGTSSNMNMNEVLATLASEVAGAPVHPNDHVNASQSSNDVFPTSVHVAVTEALIRTLVPALEHLAESLEAKATLWADAVKSGRTHLMDATPVTLGQEFGGYARQVRLGIERVNATLPRVAEVPLGGTAVGTGINTPKGFPQRVIAQLASDTGLPVTEALDHFEAQGARDALVEASGALKVIAVSLTKVNNDLRWMGSGPNTGLGELHIPDLQPGSSIMPGKVNPVIPEATLMVAARVIGNDATIAWAGASGAFELNVAIPVMGTALLESIRLLANSSRVLADKTIDGLEANLDRARAFAESSPSIVTPLNRVIGYEAAAKVAKFAVQEGVTVREAVIALGHVERGEVTEEQLDSALDVLSMTHPN, encoded by the coding sequence GTGACCGACAGCTCCGGCGAGTACCGCATCGAGCACGACACCATGGGCGAGGTCCGGGTGCCGGTGTCCGCGCTCTACCGGGCGCAGACCCAGCGGGCGGTGGAGAACTTCCCGATCTCCGGGAGCGGGCTCGAGTCGGCGCAGATCGTCGCCCTCGCCCGGATCAAGCGGGCGGCCGCGATCGTCAACGGTGAGCTCGGCATCGTCGACCCGACCCTGGCCGCTGCCGTGGTCGAGGCGGCGGACACCATCATCGGTGGCGCCCACCACGACCAGTTCCCCGTCGACGTCTACCAGACCGGCAGCGGGACCTCGTCGAACATGAACATGAACGAGGTCCTCGCGACCCTCGCGTCCGAGGTCGCCGGTGCCCCGGTGCACCCGAACGACCACGTGAACGCCTCGCAGTCCTCGAACGACGTGTTCCCGACATCGGTGCACGTCGCCGTGACCGAGGCCCTCATCCGCACGCTCGTCCCGGCGCTCGAGCACCTCGCCGAGTCGCTCGAGGCGAAGGCCACGCTCTGGGCCGACGCGGTGAAGTCCGGCCGCACGCACCTCATGGACGCCACGCCCGTCACCCTCGGGCAGGAGTTCGGCGGCTACGCGCGCCAGGTCCGTCTCGGCATCGAGCGGGTGAACGCGACGCTCCCCCGCGTGGCCGAGGTCCCGCTCGGCGGCACGGCCGTCGGCACCGGGATCAACACCCCGAAGGGCTTCCCGCAGCGGGTCATCGCCCAGCTCGCGAGCGACACCGGGCTGCCCGTCACCGAGGCGCTCGACCACTTCGAGGCGCAGGGCGCCCGGGACGCCCTGGTCGAGGCGTCCGGGGCACTCAAGGTCATCGCGGTCAGCCTGACGAAGGTCAACAACGACCTCCGGTGGATGGGCTCCGGGCCGAACACGGGCCTCGGCGAACTGCACATCCCGGACCTCCAGCCCGGCTCGTCGATCATGCCCGGCAAGGTCAACCCCGTCATCCCCGAGGCCACGCTCATGGTCGCCGCACGCGTGATCGGCAACGACGCCACCATCGCGTGGGCGGGCGCCTCCGGTGCGTTCGAGCTGAACGTCGCGATCCCCGTGATGGGCACCGCGCTGCTCGAGTCGATCCGCCTGCTCGCGAACAGCTCGCGGGTGCTCGCCGACAAGACGATCGACGGGCTCGAGGCGAACCTCGACCGCGCCCGCGCGTTCGCCGAGTCCTCGCCGTCCATCGTCACCCCGCTCAACCGCGTGATCGGGTACGAGGCGGCGGCGAAGGTCGCGAAGTTCGCGGTGCAGGAAGGCGTCACCGTGCGCGAGGCCGTGATCGCCCTCGGCCACGTCGAGCGGGGCGAGGTCACCGAGGAGCAGCTCGACAGCGCCCTCGACGTGCTCAGCATGACGCACCCGAACTGA
- a CDS encoding PhoH family protein yields MVVTSQNVSRGTQQQHTADSSTSVAQRTYVLDTSVLLSDPRALFRFAEHAVVLPVVVVSELESKRNDPEIGYFARQALRLLDELRIEHERLDFPIAIGDGGSFRVELNHSNQSVLPSGLQLGDNDSRILAVASNLKNDGLDVVVVSKDLPLRVKASSIGMAAEEYRAELAVDSGYTGIADLQVSGEQMSDLWEKEEIRSSQLDGVPVNTGVVIHSERGSALGRVHTAGAVALVRGDREVFGLRGRSAEQRLAIDALLDPEIGIVSLGGSAGTGKSALALCAGLEAVLERQQHKKIMVFRPLYAVGGQELGYLPGDASEKMNPWAQAVYDTLGALVSDNVLDEVVERGMLEVLPLTHIRGRSLHDAFVIVDEAQSLERNVLLTMLSRIGQNSRVVLTHDVAQRDNLRVGRHDGVASVIERLKGHPLFAHVTLTRSERSAIAALVTEMLDSPDLV; encoded by the coding sequence GTGGTCGTGACCTCTCAGAACGTCTCTCGCGGAACACAGCAGCAGCACACCGCGGACTCGTCCACATCGGTCGCCCAGCGCACCTACGTGCTCGACACCTCGGTGCTCCTCAGCGATCCGCGGGCACTGTTCCGCTTCGCGGAGCACGCGGTGGTCCTGCCCGTCGTGGTCGTCAGCGAACTGGAGTCCAAGCGCAACGACCCGGAGATCGGGTACTTCGCCCGGCAGGCACTCCGACTCCTCGACGAGCTCCGGATCGAGCACGAGCGGCTCGACTTCCCGATCGCGATCGGCGACGGCGGCTCGTTCCGGGTCGAGCTGAACCACTCGAACCAGTCCGTCCTCCCGTCCGGGCTGCAGCTCGGCGACAACGACTCGCGGATCCTCGCGGTCGCCTCGAACCTCAAGAACGACGGACTCGACGTGGTCGTCGTGTCGAAGGACCTGCCGCTGCGCGTCAAGGCGTCCTCGATCGGCATGGCGGCGGAGGAGTACCGCGCCGAGCTCGCGGTCGACTCCGGGTACACGGGCATCGCCGACCTGCAGGTGTCCGGCGAGCAGATGTCCGACCTCTGGGAGAAGGAGGAGATCCGCTCGTCGCAGCTCGACGGCGTCCCGGTCAACACCGGCGTCGTCATCCACTCCGAGCGCGGCTCGGCCCTCGGCCGCGTGCACACCGCCGGTGCGGTGGCGCTGGTGCGTGGCGACCGCGAGGTCTTCGGCCTCCGCGGGCGCTCCGCCGAACAGCGGCTGGCGATCGACGCCCTGCTCGACCCGGAGATCGGCATCGTCTCGCTCGGCGGCAGCGCCGGCACGGGCAAGTCGGCGCTCGCGCTCTGCGCCGGTCTCGAGGCCGTCCTCGAACGCCAGCAGCACAAGAAGATCATGGTGTTCCGGCCGCTCTACGCGGTGGGCGGCCAGGAGCTCGGGTACCTGCCGGGCGACGCGTCCGAGAAGATGAACCCGTGGGCACAGGCGGTGTACGACACGCTCGGCGCCCTGGTCTCCGACAACGTCCTCGACGAGGTCGTCGAGCGGGGCATGCTCGAGGTGCTCCCGCTGACGCACATCCGCGGGCGCTCCCTGCACGACGCGTTCGTGATCGTGGACGAGGCGCAGTCCCTCGAGCGGAACGTGCTGCTCACGATGCTGTCCCGCATCGGGCAGAACTCGCGGGTGGTCCTCACGCACGACGTGGCGCAGCGTGACAACCTGCGGGTCGGTCGGCACGACGGGGTCGCGTCGGTGATCGAGCGGCTCAAGGGACACCCGCTGTTCGCGCACGTGACTTTGACGCGCTCGGAGCGGTCCGCGATCGCGGCGCTGGTGACGGAGATGCTCGACTCGCCCGACCTGGTCTAG
- a CDS encoding aminotransferase class V-fold PLP-dependent enzyme, with protein sequence MNIAEYASGFAEEPGYLDHAAFGPVQTAVLEEQRVLGTIQEHMRFGAMETLDEQDARVRTVAARLVGRREDQVVSQTATTPGLLHTAFGLTGGVLVSADEYPSLPLALASAASATGGRVQPVVIESGAGWMTPSLIESRLSDDVTAVAVSLVDWQTGYLADLAAIREVIGDRLLIVDAIQGFGVVDAPYELADVVATGGQKWLHAGWGTGFTAFSDRALSRLRPALSGPHGTTGWPTEVPSVRPGAAGFQMTRIDPVSQARLAVSLDRLTAVGVAAVQERVTDRVERVFDIADEFGLAVESSRDPRERAGIVVLRPPQGRLTALSAAFHNHGVTVTTRLGVARVSVFASTTDETLDMFRDACLSYATMQ encoded by the coding sequence GTGAACATCGCCGAGTACGCCTCAGGCTTCGCCGAGGAGCCCGGCTACCTCGACCACGCCGCCTTCGGTCCCGTCCAGACCGCTGTCCTCGAGGAGCAGCGCGTGCTCGGGACGATCCAGGAGCACATGCGCTTCGGCGCCATGGAGACGCTCGACGAGCAGGACGCCCGGGTCCGCACCGTCGCCGCACGGCTCGTCGGACGGCGCGAGGACCAGGTCGTCTCGCAGACCGCCACGACCCCTGGGCTCCTGCACACCGCGTTCGGGCTCACCGGCGGCGTGCTCGTCTCCGCCGACGAGTACCCCTCGCTGCCGCTGGCCCTCGCGAGTGCTGCCTCGGCCACGGGCGGTCGCGTGCAGCCCGTCGTGATCGAGTCCGGCGCCGGGTGGATGACGCCGTCGCTCATCGAGTCGCGCCTGTCCGACGACGTCACCGCGGTCGCCGTCTCGCTCGTCGACTGGCAGACCGGCTACCTCGCCGACCTCGCCGCCATCCGCGAGGTCATCGGCGACCGCCTCCTCATCGTCGACGCCATCCAGGGCTTCGGCGTGGTCGACGCCCCGTACGAGCTCGCCGACGTCGTCGCGACCGGCGGCCAGAAGTGGCTGCACGCCGGGTGGGGGACCGGGTTCACCGCGTTCAGCGACCGTGCCCTGAGCCGCCTCCGGCCCGCACTGTCCGGCCCGCACGGCACGACCGGGTGGCCGACCGAGGTCCCGTCGGTCCGTCCGGGTGCCGCCGGCTTCCAGATGACCCGCATCGACCCGGTGTCGCAGGCACGCCTGGCGGTGTCGCTCGACCGGCTCACGGCCGTCGGCGTCGCCGCCGTGCAGGAGCGGGTCACCGACCGGGTCGAGCGGGTGTTCGACATCGCCGACGAGTTCGGCCTCGCCGTCGAGTCCAGCCGCGACCCCCGGGAGCGCGCCGGGATCGTGGTGCTCCGACCGCCGCAGGGACGGCTCACCGCGCTGTCCGCGGCGTTCCACAACCACGGCGTGACGGTCACGACGCGGCTCGGGGTCGCGCGGGTGTCGGTGTTCGCGTCCACCACGGACGAGACGCTCGACATGTTCCGCGACGCCTGCCTGTCGTACGCCACGATGCAGTAG
- a CDS encoding isoprenyl transferase has translation MTGRVGWAGRGILYRAYQNRIRRQIDGSAMPKHVAMIVDGNRRWAKQLGLESAAHGHRAGAAKIPEFLTWCDDLGIEVVTLYLLSSDNLKGRGGDELEQLVGIIADLAGTLADHRDWRVQHVGSNEGLPEPLVAALSAAEQRTAEHTGLHVNLAVGYGGRREIADAMRSIVQAHDEGGGTLDTLAEVLTPELIGDHLYTQGQPDPDLVIRTSGEQRLSDFMLWQSAHSEFYFVEALYPDLREVDFLRAVRDFGLRSRRYGG, from the coding sequence GTGACCGGCAGGGTGGGATGGGCAGGACGAGGGATCCTCTACCGCGCCTACCAGAACCGGATCCGCCGGCAGATCGACGGCTCGGCGATGCCGAAGCACGTCGCCATGATCGTGGACGGCAACCGTCGCTGGGCGAAGCAGCTCGGCCTCGAGTCCGCCGCGCACGGGCACCGCGCGGGCGCCGCGAAGATCCCGGAGTTCCTGACGTGGTGCGACGACCTCGGCATCGAGGTCGTGACGCTCTACCTGCTGTCGTCCGACAACCTCAAGGGTCGTGGCGGCGACGAGCTCGAGCAGCTCGTCGGCATCATCGCCGACCTCGCGGGGACCCTGGCCGACCACCGGGACTGGCGGGTCCAGCACGTCGGCTCGAACGAGGGCCTGCCCGAACCCCTCGTCGCCGCGCTCTCCGCCGCCGAGCAGCGCACGGCGGAGCACACCGGGCTGCACGTGAACCTCGCGGTCGGCTACGGCGGCCGTCGGGAGATCGCGGACGCCATGCGCAGCATCGTGCAGGCGCACGACGAGGGCGGCGGCACGCTCGACACCCTGGCCGAGGTCCTCACGCCCGAGCTCATCGGCGACCACCTCTACACCCAGGGGCAGCCGGACCCCGACCTGGTCATCCGGACGTCGGGCGAGCAGCGGTTGTCCGACTTCATGCTGTGGCAGAGCGCGCACAGCGAGTTCTACTTCGTCGAGGCGCTCTACCCGGACCTGCGCGAGGTCGACTTCCTGCGCGCCGTCCGCGACTTCGGGTTGCGGTCCCGCCGGTACGGCGGCTGA
- a CDS encoding hemolysin III family protein gives MQAEHDTGTLPHVPFTDEAASTATAGRTTASASEPRPAWRGWIHLGAFPFAIAMGIVLIVLAGSPAAKVGSAVFMATSLAMFGVSATYHRFPWGPTVKAVLKRIDHTNILLLIAGTYTPVAICALPHTLMVVVLWVMWSGAALGIAFRVLWIGAPRWLYVPIYLVLGCAALGLLPQFFAASVPMTVLVLSGGVAYILGALVYGFKRPNPSPTVFGFHEVFHALTVVAFAAQWAGVLIVALDPVR, from the coding sequence ATGCAGGCCGAGCACGACACCGGGACCCTCCCCCACGTCCCCTTCACCGACGAGGCCGCGAGCACCGCGACCGCCGGACGGACGACCGCCAGCGCGTCCGAACCCCGGCCCGCGTGGCGCGGTTGGATCCACCTCGGGGCGTTCCCGTTCGCCATCGCGATGGGCATCGTGCTCATCGTCCTCGCGGGCTCACCCGCGGCGAAGGTGGGCAGCGCCGTGTTCATGGCGACGTCGCTCGCGATGTTCGGCGTCTCGGCGACCTACCACCGGTTCCCCTGGGGCCCGACGGTCAAGGCGGTGCTCAAGCGCATCGACCACACGAACATCCTGCTGCTCATCGCCGGCACGTACACACCCGTGGCGATCTGCGCCCTGCCGCACACCCTGATGGTCGTGGTGCTCTGGGTGATGTGGTCCGGCGCGGCGCTCGGCATCGCCTTCCGGGTCCTCTGGATCGGGGCGCCCCGGTGGCTCTACGTGCCGATCTACCTCGTGCTCGGCTGCGCGGCGCTCGGGCTGCTGCCGCAGTTCTTCGCCGCGAGCGTCCCGATGACGGTCCTCGTGCTCTCCGGCGGCGTGGCCTACATCCTCGGTGCGCTCGTGTACGGCTTCAAGCGGCCGAACCCGTCGCCGACGGTGTTCGGCTTCCACGAGGTCTTCCACGCACTCACGGTCGTCGCGTTCGCCGCCCAGTGGGCGGGTGTCCTCATCGTGGCGCTGGACCCGGTGCGCTGA